The following coding sequences lie in one Acropora palmata chromosome 3, jaAcrPala1.3, whole genome shotgun sequence genomic window:
- the LOC141876856 gene encoding uncharacterized protein LOC141876856 — translation MPMCLIVGCSRKTGRDKGIRLYRVPAVVTNQGPEVEELSTERRRLWISAISRDDLTEKILNSDRVCDQHFHSGTAAPLWDRYNIDWVPTLNLGHGKSATQRGQNAAREARAERSKERRKRQAEQQEQERLLKQQKLNEPGIPLADFASEIESSSTPGTEQVHDETVDLQRDEQETHHSSSTQTEAFDYLYRSVESGSVKDCPRNDASTQTEEFDYLFTQSATSKPFDKNYFREDNGKVSFYTGLPTYEVLEATFDHVSPFVKRRTQSLTLFQEMVMVLMKLRLNVPHQDLAYRFGVSQSTVSRTFAHWLLIMDVRLSPLIRWPEGEELWKTMPQCFKFSFGNKTTVIIDCFEVFCVKPTNLLARAQTFSSYKHHNTVKILTGITPQGCISFVSEAWGGRTSDKHLTEN, via the coding sequence ATGCCCATGTGCCTGATTGTTGGGTGTTCCAGAAAGACTGGTCGAGATAAGGGAATCCGATTGTATCGAGTTCCAGCCGTTGTGACAAATCAAGGCCCAGAAGTTGAAGAATTGAGTACCGAGAGACGACGATTATGGATCTCTGCAATAAGTCGCGATGATCTTacggaaaaaattttgaacagcGATAGAGTTTGTGACCAACATTTCCATTCTGGAACTGCAGCTCCTTTGTGGGATCGTTACAATATTGACTGGGTCCCTACTCTCAATTTGGGCCATGGCAAATCGGCGACGCAGAGAGGACAAAATGCAGCACGAGAAGCTCGAGCGGAGAGGTCCAAGGAAAGGCGAAAACGACAGGCGGAACAGCAAGAACAAGAACGTTTACTGAAGCAGCAGAAGTTAAATGAGCCTGGAATCCCTCTTGCCGATTTTGCGTCCGAGATCGAAAGTTCGAGTACCCCAGGCACAGAACAAGTTCACGATGAGACTGTAGACTTGCAACGTGATGAGCAAGAAACACATCACTCAAGCTCTACACAAACAGAGGCTTTTGATTATTTATATCGGTCCGTGGAATCTGGGTCTGTTAAGGACTGCCCACGAAATGATGCCTCAACTCAAACAGAAGAGTTTGACTACTTGTTTACTCAATCAGCAACGAGCAAGCcctttgataaaaattattttagagaAGATAACGGGAAAGTGTCATTTTACACAGGTTTGCCAACGTACGAAGTACTGGAAGCCACTTTCGATCATGTTTCACCCTTTGTCAAACGACGAACACAATCTCTtactttatttcaagaaatggtCATGGTTCTGATGAAATTAAGACTCAATGTTCCACACCAAGACTTGGCCTACAGATTTGGCGTCTCTCAGTCTACAGTGTCAAGAACATTTGCTCACTGGCTGCTCATCATGGATGTTCGTTTGTCCCCACTTATTAGGTGGCCTGAGGGAGAAGAGCTTTGGAAGACCATGCCTCAGtgttttaagttttcctttggaaacaaaacaactgtcattattgactgttttgaagtgttttgtgTGAAACCTACAAACCTCCTGGCTAGAGCACAAACATTCAGCTCTTACAAGCACCACAATACAGTCAAGATCCTCACTGGCATCACCCCTCAAGGCTGCATCTCATTTGTCTCAGAAGCCTGGGGGGGACGCACCTCAGACAAACATCTTACTGAAAATTGA
- the LOC141876862 gene encoding uncharacterized protein LOC141876862 produces the protein MHTVVDLMAERKEDEVRKRSKETPSWAPGGSDYDPNLPYGPKVYLARRKKPDPWWVTTIEVCVVVGVLLFFVYMYYCMDHLHFHVLNAYANVGVSHAQHHVAHKYLNGKGVAKDEKMAFYWFREAANNGHGHGAYNLVAGHLQGYDTDVEEHEVEPLLKMAADKGVHQAKKALKDLYPHKYKQP, from the exons ATGCACACGGTTGTCGACTTAATGGCGGAACGCAAAGAGGACGAAGTACGAAAGAGAAGCAAGGAAACCCCTTCGTGGGCTCCTGGAGGAAGTGATTATGATCCAAACCTCCCTTATGGACCTAAGGTCTACTTAGCAAGGCGGAAAAAGCCGGATCCTTGGTGGGTTACTACAATTGAG GTTTGTGTGGTGGTCGGGGTCCTGCTGTTTTTCGTGTATATGTATTATTGTATGGATCAtcttcattttcatgttttgaatGCTTATGCTAATGTTGGAGTTTCACATGCACAGCATCATGTTGCCCATAAATACCTGAATG GAAAAGGAGttgcaaaagatgaaaaaatggCATTTTATTGGTTCAG GGAGGCAGCAAATAATGGGCATGGACATGGAGCTTACAATCTGGTTGCTGGACATTTACAAGGATACGATACAGATGTCGAGGAGCA TGAGGTGGAACCTCTTCTTAAAATGGCAGCAGACAAAGGTGTGCACCAAGCCAAGAAAGCGCTGAAGGACTTATATCCACACAAATACAAACAACCTTGA